One Sphingomonas endolithica DNA segment encodes these proteins:
- the gcvH gene encoding glycine cleavage system protein GcvH: MSRYFTQDHEWIDVTGDVGTVGISDYAQSQLGDIVFVDVPEAGKTLTKGDDAAVVESVKAASDVYAPASGTVLEGNAALADTPNLVNEEPETNGWFFKLTLSDPSELDQMMDETAYAAFVAGL; encoded by the coding sequence ATGAGCCGTTATTTCACGCAAGATCATGAGTGGATCGATGTTACCGGCGATGTCGGCACGGTCGGCATCAGCGACTATGCACAGAGCCAATTGGGCGACATCGTGTTCGTCGACGTGCCCGAAGCCGGCAAGACACTGACCAAGGGCGACGACGCCGCCGTGGTCGAATCGGTCAAGGCCGCGTCGGACGTCTATGCGCCGGCCAGCGGCACCGTGCTCGAAGGCAATGCCGCGCTCGCCGATACGCCGAACCTGGTCAACGAAGAGCCGGAGACGAACGGCTGGTTCTTCAAGCTCACGCTCAGCGATCCGAGCGAGCTCGACCAGATGATGGACGAAACCGCCTACGCCGCCTTCGTCGCCGGACTGTAA
- the gcvPA gene encoding aminomethyl-transferring glycine dehydrogenase subunit GcvPA, with protein sequence MRYLPLTSHDRTDMLAVIGAGSIDDLFVDVPEAAQLDGPIEGLPMHASELAVERHMTALSRKNVAASDGPFFLGCGAYKHHVPASVDHLIQRGEFLTAYTPYQPEIAQGTLQMLFEFQTQVARLLGTDVANASMYDGSTACWEAIGMARRITKRGKALLSSGLHPHYVSVAQTMAKFTGDQLETTAPTLAAETDIAGLIARIDGDTSCVVVQYPDILGRIEDLTDLAAACQANKALLIAVVTEPVALGAIQSPGEMGADIVVGEGQSLGVGLQFGGPYVGLFGCKDKYVRQMPGRLCGETVDADGRRGFVLTLSTREQHIRREKATSNICTNSGLCALAFSIHMTLLGEAGLRRLAGINHAGAVHAARRLAQVPGVELVNDLFFNEFTLKLPVEARPVVRTLADRGILAGVSLGRLYPGVDALANGLVVAVTETTSAEDVETLAVALQEILA encoded by the coding sequence ATGCGCTACCTGCCCCTGACATCCCACGACCGCACCGACATGCTTGCCGTGATCGGCGCCGGCTCGATCGACGACCTGTTCGTCGACGTACCCGAGGCCGCCCAGCTCGATGGACCGATCGAGGGCCTGCCGATGCACGCCAGCGAACTCGCCGTCGAACGGCACATGACCGCGCTGTCGCGCAAGAACGTCGCTGCCAGCGATGGCCCGTTCTTCCTCGGCTGCGGCGCGTACAAGCATCACGTGCCGGCCAGCGTCGATCACCTGATCCAGCGCGGCGAGTTCCTCACCGCATACACGCCGTACCAGCCGGAAATCGCGCAGGGCACGTTGCAGATGCTGTTCGAGTTCCAGACGCAGGTCGCGCGCCTGCTCGGCACCGATGTCGCCAACGCCTCGATGTACGACGGCTCTACCGCATGCTGGGAAGCGATCGGCATGGCGCGGCGCATCACCAAGCGTGGCAAGGCGTTGCTGTCGTCCGGCCTGCACCCGCATTACGTCTCCGTTGCCCAGACGATGGCCAAGTTCACCGGCGATCAGCTGGAAACCACGGCGCCGACGCTGGCCGCAGAAACCGACATCGCTGGCCTGATCGCGCGGATCGACGGCGATACGTCGTGCGTCGTCGTGCAATATCCCGACATCCTCGGCCGGATCGAAGATCTCACCGATCTCGCCGCCGCCTGCCAGGCCAACAAGGCGCTGCTCATCGCCGTCGTCACCGAGCCGGTGGCGCTCGGCGCGATTCAGTCGCCCGGTGAGATGGGCGCGGACATCGTCGTCGGCGAGGGCCAGTCGCTCGGCGTTGGCCTGCAATTCGGCGGGCCGTATGTCGGCCTGTTCGGCTGCAAGGACAAATATGTCCGCCAGATGCCTGGCCGGCTGTGCGGCGAGACGGTGGATGCCGATGGCCGCCGCGGTTTCGTGCTCACGCTCAGCACGCGCGAGCAGCATATCCGCCGCGAAAAGGCCACGTCGAACATCTGCACCAATAGCGGCCTGTGCGCGCTCGCGTTCTCGATCCACATGACGTTGCTTGGCGAAGCCGGGCTGCGGCGTCTGGCGGGGATCAATCATGCCGGCGCCGTCCACGCCGCGCGCCGGCTGGCACAGGTGCCGGGCGTCGAGCTCGTCAACGACCTGTTCTTTAACGAATTCACGCTGAAACTGCCGGTCGAAGCGCGGCCGGTGGTGCGCACGCTGGCCGATCGCGGCATTCTGGCGGGCGTGTCGCTCGGCCGGCTCTATCCCGGCGTCGACGCGCTGGCGAACGGGCTGGTCGTCGCAGTGACCGAGACGACCAGCGCGGAGGACGTGGAGACGCTGGCCGTCGCCCTGCAGGAGATACTGGCATGA
- the gcvPB gene encoding aminomethyl-transferring glycine dehydrogenase subunit GcvPB, whose translation MSINQSGWRPTAPEANTDSVPASFTGNKALMLEEALIFEIGDTKTTGVDFAEGDVAHDRLGNLTRKAPIGLPGLSEPETVRHYTRLSRQNYGIDLGFFPLGSCTMKHNPRLNEKMARLPGFADVHPLQPVDTVQGALEVIHQLAHWLVTLTGMDSVAMSPKAGAHGELCGILAIKAALEARGEGHRKVILVPESAHGTNPATAAFAGYRVEDIPATSEGRVDTAALIARLGPDVAGVMITNPNTCGLFERDMRAISDAVHEAGGLVYCDGANFNAIVGRVRPGDLGIDAMHINLHKTFSTPHGGGGPGSGPVVLSKALTPFAPLPFVEKTDAGFRLVEEETAEEHHEQTFGRMVAFHGQMGMFTRALTYILSHGADGLRQVAEDAVLNANYILRSLDDTLVAPFGHSGPCMHEALFSDDNLAEGFSTIDIAKGLIDEGYHPMTMYFPLVVHGAMLIEPTETESKAALDQFIGALRSVAERAKAGDTALKTAPHFAPRSRLDETLAARKPVLVWKDAVLAEAAE comes from the coding sequence ATGAGCATCAACCAAAGCGGCTGGCGTCCGACCGCGCCCGAAGCGAATACGGACAGCGTTCCGGCATCGTTCACCGGCAACAAGGCGCTGATGCTGGAAGAGGCGCTGATTTTCGAGATCGGCGACACGAAGACGACCGGTGTCGATTTCGCGGAAGGCGATGTCGCGCACGACCGGCTCGGCAACCTGACCCGCAAGGCGCCGATCGGGCTCCCCGGCCTGTCGGAGCCTGAAACCGTGCGCCATTATACGCGCCTCAGCCGCCAGAATTACGGCATCGATCTCGGCTTCTTCCCGCTCGGCAGCTGCACGATGAAGCACAATCCGCGCCTCAACGAGAAGATGGCGCGATTGCCCGGCTTTGCCGATGTCCATCCGCTTCAGCCGGTCGACACGGTGCAGGGCGCGCTGGAGGTGATCCACCAACTCGCGCATTGGCTGGTCACGCTGACCGGCATGGATTCGGTCGCCATGAGCCCCAAGGCCGGCGCGCATGGCGAGCTGTGCGGCATCTTGGCGATCAAGGCCGCGCTCGAAGCGCGTGGCGAGGGCCACCGCAAGGTCATCCTGGTGCCGGAAAGTGCGCACGGCACCAACCCGGCGACCGCCGCCTTTGCCGGCTACCGCGTCGAGGATATCCCCGCGACCAGCGAAGGCCGCGTCGATACGGCCGCGCTGATCGCCCGCCTCGGGCCGGACGTTGCCGGGGTGATGATCACCAATCCCAACACGTGCGGGCTGTTCGAGCGCGACATGCGCGCGATTTCCGATGCGGTGCACGAGGCCGGGGGACTGGTCTATTGCGACGGCGCGAACTTCAACGCCATCGTCGGCCGCGTGCGCCCCGGCGATCTCGGCATCGATGCGATGCACATCAACCTGCACAAGACCTTCTCCACCCCGCACGGCGGCGGCGGACCCGGCTCCGGCCCGGTCGTCCTGTCCAAGGCGCTGACCCCGTTCGCGCCGCTGCCGTTCGTCGAGAAGACCGACGCCGGCTTCCGCCTGGTCGAGGAGGAAACCGCCGAGGAGCATCACGAGCAGACCTTCGGCCGCATGGTCGCCTTCCACGGGCAGATGGGCATGTTTACGCGTGCCCTTACGTACATCCTCAGCCACGGCGCGGACGGCCTGCGCCAGGTCGCGGAAGATGCGGTGCTCAACGCGAACTACATCCTGCGCTCGCTGGACGACACGCTGGTCGCCCCGTTCGGGCATAGCGGGCCGTGCATGCACGAAGCGTTGTTCTCGGACGACAATCTGGCCGAGGGCTTCTCGACGATCGACATCGCCAAGGGGCTGATCGACGAGGGCTATCATCCGATGACGATGTATTTCCCCCTCGTCGTCCACGGTGCGATGCTGATCGAGCCGACCGAAACGGAAAGCAAGGCGGCACTCGATCAGTTCATCGGCGCGCTGCGCTCGGTGGCCGAACGCGCCAAGGCCGGCGATACGGCACTCAAGACCGCGCCGCACTTCGCGCCGCGCAGCCGGCTCGACGAGACGCTGGCGGCGCGCAAGCCGGTGCTGGTGTGGAAGGATGCGGTGCTCGCCGAGGCGGCCGAATAG
- a CDS encoding cytochrome c biogenesis protein CcdC, which produces MQVQAVQPNAWIQYAVTAIVVGIVLFFRIRRMSKDRPLLLERLWILPAIYGVFTLVMYWNFPPSGPVWLYCGLAVMIGAAAGWWRGRMMRITVDPASHALNHRPSPAALLFIVALVALRAGARQLAVAGEASLHLNAMAITDVLIAFALGLLATQRLEMFLRARRLLAEVRAVR; this is translated from the coding sequence ATGCAGGTGCAAGCCGTCCAGCCGAATGCCTGGATCCAGTACGCGGTCACCGCGATCGTCGTCGGTATCGTTCTGTTCTTCCGCATCCGGCGGATGAGCAAGGATCGCCCGCTCCTGCTGGAGCGATTGTGGATCCTCCCGGCGATCTACGGCGTGTTCACGCTGGTGATGTACTGGAATTTCCCGCCAAGCGGTCCCGTCTGGCTTTATTGCGGGCTGGCAGTGATGATCGGTGCGGCGGCGGGCTGGTGGCGCGGGCGGATGATGCGCATCACCGTCGATCCGGCCAGTCACGCGCTGAATCACCGTCCGTCCCCGGCCGCCTTGCTGTTCATTGTCGCGCTGGTCGCGTTGCGGGCGGGCGCGCGGCAACTGGCGGTGGCAGGCGAGGCCAGCCTGCATCTGAACGCAATGGCCATCACCGATGTGCTGATCGCCTTCGCGCTGGGCCTGCTCGCGACGCAGCGGCTGGAAATGTTCCTGCGTGCGCGGCGATTGCTGGCCGAGGTACGTGCCGTGCGCTGA
- a CDS encoding GNAT family acetyltransferase → MTVSASWRSAPHTLAETTVQSYRDANFAAVKSLWEHSYPNDPPWNRAETVIPTKMATQPDLFVVALDEDELVGAALAGYDGHRGWLYSVTVARPHHRLGIGSALVRELEQRLAALGCHKINLQVRSLNMSLVSFYHSLGYRTEDRVSMGRRLA, encoded by the coding sequence ATGACCGTATCCGCCTCCTGGCGATCCGCGCCCCATACTCTCGCCGAGACAACGGTGCAGTCGTACCGCGACGCCAATTTCGCTGCCGTGAAGTCGCTTTGGGAGCACAGCTACCCCAACGATCCGCCCTGGAACCGTGCGGAAACGGTGATCCCGACCAAGATGGCGACCCAGCCCGATTTGTTCGTCGTCGCGCTTGACGAGGACGAACTGGTCGGTGCCGCCCTGGCGGGATATGACGGGCATCGTGGCTGGCTCTATTCGGTGACGGTCGCGCGGCCGCATCATCGTCTAGGGATCGGTTCTGCTCTGGTCAGGGAGCTTGAACAGCGGCTGGCGGCGCTTGGCTGCCACAAGATCAACCTGCAGGTGCGGTCGCTCAACATGAGCCTGGTGAGCTTTTACCATTCGCTCGGATATAGGACCGAGGACCGCGTCAGCATGGGCCGCCGCCTCGCCTGA
- a CDS encoding Crp/Fnr family transcriptional regulator, whose product MTNAFVEKLRGFGPLSEQDDAALQAATTRARNYPRKHDLIREGDRPGPVFVMLKGWACRYKILPNGTRQVMAFMMPGDCCDLHINVLAYMDHGIQTITQATVATISHEEMTGMFDDHPKIAKAMYISQLVDEGTLRAWIVSMGRRSSIERVAHLMCELYLRARNVTACEEEQLVLPVTQALLADALGMTPVHINRVIKTLREAGAMMLSRGSLQIADPGKLVNIAGFDENYLHRRMRSVSA is encoded by the coding sequence ATGACAAACGCCTTCGTCGAGAAATTGCGCGGTTTCGGGCCGCTGAGCGAACAGGATGATGCCGCCTTGCAGGCAGCAACGACGCGGGCGCGCAATTACCCCCGCAAGCATGATCTGATCCGCGAAGGCGATCGTCCCGGGCCGGTGTTCGTCATGCTCAAGGGCTGGGCCTGTCGGTACAAGATACTCCCCAACGGCACGCGGCAGGTGATGGCGTTCATGATGCCCGGCGACTGCTGCGACCTCCACATCAATGTGCTGGCTTATATGGATCACGGCATCCAGACGATCACGCAGGCCACCGTGGCGACGATCTCGCACGAGGAGATGACCGGGATGTTCGACGATCATCCCAAGATCGCCAAGGCGATGTACATCTCGCAATTGGTTGACGAGGGCACTTTGCGGGCGTGGATCGTCAGCATGGGTCGGCGCAGCAGCATCGAGCGCGTCGCGCACTTGATGTGCGAATTGTATCTACGCGCGCGCAACGTGACGGCGTGCGAGGAGGAGCAATTGGTGCTGCCCGTCACCCAGGCGCTGCTCGCCGATGCGCTGGGCATGACGCCGGTGCACATCAACCGCGTGATCAAGACATTGCGCGAAGCCGGTGCGATGATGTTGAGCCGGGGCAGCCTGCAGATCGCCGATCCGGGCAAGCTGGTGAACATTGCCGGCTTTGACGAAAATTACCTGCACCGTCGGATGCGCAGTGTATCGGCATGA
- the cas5 gene encoding CRISPR-associated protein Cas5, with amino-acid sequence MEIRVQVSGERACFKRVEFAEDLVSYDVIPPLAARRLLETIYCTPDMRWRIEEIRVLRPIRSTWMSLAEAEPGTADNVTRIVAGRHDRRMANVLVDVGYVITARLEAADGQAGPHAAIFRRRVASGAYVRQPYVGLPAFTAHVVELQPDASPPLNDVRGGPVDLGWMLYDVPGDGSAGPRLFRPTMIDGVIDLRRRESLILAG; translated from the coding sequence ATGGAAATCCGAGTGCAAGTGAGCGGGGAGCGTGCCTGCTTCAAGCGGGTTGAGTTCGCCGAGGATCTGGTCAGCTATGACGTGATCCCGCCACTCGCGGCGCGCAGGCTCTTAGAAACCATCTACTGCACGCCGGACATGCGCTGGAGGATCGAGGAAATCCGCGTGCTCCGCCCGATACGGTCGACCTGGATGTCGCTGGCCGAGGCCGAGCCGGGAACTGCCGACAATGTGACACGGATCGTCGCCGGACGGCACGATCGCCGGATGGCCAACGTCCTGGTAGACGTCGGCTATGTCATCACCGCCCGGTTGGAGGCGGCGGACGGGCAGGCAGGCCCCCATGCCGCGATCTTCCGCCGCCGCGTCGCCAGCGGCGCGTATGTGCGGCAGCCCTATGTCGGCCTGCCGGCATTTACCGCGCACGTCGTCGAATTGCAGCCCGATGCTTCGCCGCCGTTGAACGACGTGCGGGGCGGGCCGGTCGATCTCGGCTGGATGCTGTACGATGTGCCAGGGGACGGATCGGCCGGACCGCGGCTGTTCCGTCCGACGATGATCGACGGCGTGATCGATCTTCGGCGGCGCGAGTCGCTGATCCTTGCGGGATAA
- a CDS encoding proline--tRNA ligase, whose protein sequence is MIKRALPVTREADFSAWYQSVITEADLAEESGVRGCMVIRPWGYGIWERIQRLLDDRIKATGHENCYFPLFIPLSYFEKEAEHVEGFAKEMAVVTHHRLVSDGKGGLVPDPTAKLEEPLVVRPTSETVIGMAFARWVQSWRDLPVLINQWANVVRWEMRTRMFLRTSEFLWQEGHTAHATEAEARDETLKMLEVYRSFAEDCVALPVVAGEKPENERFPGAVATYSIEAMMQDGKALQAGTSHFLGTNFASAQNIRFQNAAGELELAQTTSWGMSTRMIGGLIMVHGDDDGLRVPPRVAPWQVVIVPMLRDQPEDEAIIAYCKALQAGLAKQSALGEPVRALLDLKFGKAATKRWGWVKKGAPVVIEVGGRDVAGGNVSVIRRDRLYREDGKLDSAVVAQGDFVGGAGAILEAIQLSLYEEAHARLRANIAPIEDWAGVEATFGADTKNPGWVDVPWSKPTGAALDAVVERLKALKLTIRNAPMGQTGKGATTCIFTGAPAVERVLIGRSY, encoded by the coding sequence ATGATCAAACGCGCGCTACCCGTCACCCGCGAGGCCGATTTCTCCGCCTGGTACCAGTCCGTCATCACCGAGGCCGACCTCGCCGAGGAATCCGGCGTACGCGGCTGCATGGTCATTCGGCCGTGGGGCTATGGCATCTGGGAGCGAATCCAGCGCCTGCTCGACGATCGCATCAAGGCGACGGGGCACGAGAATTGCTATTTCCCGCTGTTCATCCCGCTCTCCTATTTCGAGAAGGAGGCCGAGCATGTCGAGGGCTTCGCCAAGGAAATGGCGGTCGTCACGCACCACCGGCTGGTGAGCGACGGCAAGGGCGGGCTGGTGCCCGATCCCACCGCCAAGCTGGAGGAGCCGCTTGTCGTCCGCCCGACCTCGGAAACGGTCATCGGCATGGCCTTTGCGCGCTGGGTGCAATCGTGGCGCGACCTGCCGGTGCTGATCAATCAATGGGCCAATGTGGTGCGCTGGGAGATGCGCACGCGCATGTTCCTGCGCACGTCCGAATTCCTCTGGCAGGAAGGGCATACCGCGCACGCCACCGAGGCCGAGGCGCGCGACGAGACGCTCAAGATGCTCGAAGTGTATCGTAGCTTCGCCGAGGATTGCGTAGCGCTGCCGGTAGTGGCCGGCGAGAAGCCGGAGAATGAGCGCTTCCCCGGCGCGGTCGCGACCTATTCGATCGAGGCGATGATGCAGGACGGCAAGGCGCTGCAGGCCGGCACATCGCATTTCCTCGGCACCAATTTCGCCAGCGCGCAGAACATTCGCTTCCAGAACGCCGCGGGTGAGCTGGAACTGGCGCAGACGACCAGCTGGGGCATGTCGACGCGGATGATCGGCGGGCTGATCATGGTGCATGGTGATGACGACGGACTGCGCGTGCCGCCGCGCGTCGCGCCGTGGCAGGTGGTGATCGTGCCGATGCTGCGCGATCAGCCCGAGGACGAAGCGATCATCGCCTATTGCAAGGCGCTGCAGGCCGGCCTCGCCAAGCAATCGGCACTGGGCGAGCCCGTGCGCGCCTTGCTCGATCTCAAATTCGGCAAGGCCGCGACCAAGCGCTGGGGCTGGGTCAAGAAAGGCGCGCCGGTCGTGATCGAAGTCGGCGGGCGTGACGTGGCGGGCGGCAACGTCTCGGTCATTCGCCGCGATCGGCTGTACCGCGAGGACGGCAAGCTCGACAGCGCCGTGGTGGCGCAGGGCGATTTCGTCGGCGGTGCCGGCGCGATACTGGAGGCGATCCAGCTGTCGCTGTACGAGGAAGCGCATGCCCGCCTGCGTGCGAACATCGCGCCAATCGAGGATTGGGCCGGCGTAGAGGCGACCTTCGGGGCGGATACAAAGAATCCCGGCTGGGTGGACGTGCCCTGGTCCAAACCGACCGGCGCTGCGCTCGACGCGGTGGTCGAGCGGCTGAAGGCGCTCAAGCTCACGATCCGCAACGCACCGATGGGGCAGACCGGCAAGGGGGCCACGACCTGCATCTTTACCGGCGCGCCAGCAGTGGAGCGGGTGCTGATCGGGCGATCATATTGA
- a CDS encoding alpha/beta fold hydrolase has translation MTSIDRRRFVALAAIGTAGVMHAGISSAASTPPVARNVVLVHGLYADGSCWSEVIPRLQAAGLAVTAVQNPLTTLEDSVAATRKVLARQDGPTVLVGHSFAGTIVSEAGIDPNVTALVYVAARAPDAGEDYAALAKRFPTPPASAGIVFDGDKGRLSEAAFLRDFAGDLPPAKAKALFAVQQPFHKALLTGRTTQAAWRSKPSFYAVSRDDRTIDPELERFMAKRMGATTIELNASHLSLISHPREIAQLILQAAGRG, from the coding sequence ATGACGTCGATCGATCGCCGCCGCTTTGTCGCCCTTGCCGCCATCGGCACGGCGGGGGTGATGCATGCGGGCATTTCAAGCGCGGCAAGCACGCCGCCGGTCGCTCGCAACGTGGTGCTGGTGCACGGCCTGTATGCCGACGGATCGTGCTGGTCGGAGGTGATCCCGCGCCTGCAAGCCGCCGGCCTTGCCGTCACCGCAGTGCAGAACCCACTGACCACGCTGGAGGATTCCGTGGCCGCGACGCGCAAAGTACTGGCGCGACAGGATGGGCCGACCGTGCTTGTCGGGCATTCGTTCGCCGGCACGATCGTCTCGGAAGCCGGGATCGACCCCAATGTCACAGCACTTGTGTATGTAGCGGCACGCGCGCCAGATGCGGGTGAGGATTATGCCGCGCTGGCCAAGCGGTTTCCCACGCCCCCGGCATCGGCCGGGATCGTGTTCGACGGCGACAAGGGCCGGCTTAGCGAAGCGGCGTTCCTGCGTGATTTCGCCGGCGATCTCCCGCCCGCGAAGGCCAAAGCGCTGTTTGCCGTACAGCAGCCGTTTCATAAGGCGTTGCTGACCGGCCGGACGACGCAAGCCGCGTGGCGCAGCAAGCCGAGCTTCTACGCCGTCTCGCGCGACGACCGAACGATCGATCCCGAGTTGGAGCGGTTCATGGCCAAGCGCATGGGCGCGACCACGATCGAGCTGAACGCCAGCCACCTGTCGCTGATCTCGCACCCGCGCGAGATTGCCCAGCTCATCTTGCAGGCGGCAGGTCGCGGCTAG
- a CDS encoding YdgA family protein, giving the protein MKKIVQVVCVLLVAAAALFGGRWYMYVAHAESPYDEVGIALNGYAPAPMRNWGCHTMQQRFPGQLPPYGCAGSDGRSWR; this is encoded by the coding sequence ATGAAGAAGATCGTTCAGGTCGTTTGCGTCCTCCTCGTCGCGGCGGCGGCACTCTTTGGCGGGCGCTGGTACATGTATGTCGCGCATGCCGAGAGTCCGTATGACGAGGTCGGCATCGCGCTCAACGGCTATGCGCCGGCACCGATGCGGAACTGGGGCTGTCACACGATGCAACAGCGTTTTCCGGGGCAGCTACCGCCTTATGGGTGTGCGGGATCGGATGGCCGTAGCTGGCGCTGA
- a CDS encoding rhodanese-related sulfurtransferase, whose protein sequence is MIVPAPIRVAALYRFARFPDPAALRVPLLAVCAANHVKGTLLLAREGINGTIAGTADAIDIVLAHIRTLPDCAELEVKDSSAETPPFLRMKVRLKREIVTMGQPDIDPLAGTGHYVKPADWNALIASPDTVVIDTRNDYEVKVGTFAGAIDPATKSFSDFPAWFRAHRGELADKKIAMFCTGGIRCEKSTAFLKAEGLEDVYHLEGGILKYLEQVPASESRWQGECFVFDQRVAVGHGLMAGTHSLCHACRMPVSAEERDSGLYVEGVSCPACHDHRDDTQRAGYAERHRQVLLAQARGDAHVGAVITKT, encoded by the coding sequence ATGATCGTCCCCGCCCCTATCCGCGTCGCGGCGCTGTACCGCTTCGCCCGCTTCCCCGATCCCGCTGCGTTGCGCGTACCTTTACTGGCGGTTTGCGCCGCCAATCACGTCAAGGGCACGCTGCTACTGGCGCGCGAAGGCATCAACGGCACGATCGCCGGCACCGCCGACGCGATCGACATCGTCCTCGCGCATATCCGCACCCTGCCCGACTGCGCCGAACTGGAGGTGAAGGACAGCTCTGCCGAGACTCCACCGTTCCTGCGCATGAAGGTACGGCTCAAGCGTGAGATCGTGACGATGGGCCAACCCGACATCGATCCGCTTGCCGGCACCGGCCATTACGTCAAACCCGCCGACTGGAACGCGCTGATCGCCAGTCCGGACACCGTGGTTATCGACACGCGCAACGATTACGAGGTGAAGGTCGGCACCTTTGCCGGTGCGATCGACCCGGCGACCAAGAGCTTCAGTGATTTCCCCGCCTGGTTCCGCGCGCATCGTGGCGAACTGGCCGACAAGAAGATCGCCATGTTCTGCACCGGTGGTATTCGCTGCGAGAAATCCACCGCCTTCCTCAAGGCCGAGGGGCTGGAGGATGTGTACCATCTCGAAGGTGGCATCCTGAAATATCTGGAACAGGTGCCGGCAAGCGAGAGCCGCTGGCAGGGCGAATGCTTCGTCTTCGATCAGCGCGTCGCCGTCGGCCACGGGCTCATGGCCGGCACGCATAGCCTGTGTCACGCCTGCCGGATGCCGGTCAGCGCCGAAGAACGGGACTCCGGTCTCTATGTCGAAGGCGTCAGCTGCCCTGCCTGCCATGACCACCGCGATGACACGCAGCGTGCCGGCTATGCCGAGCGTCACCGCCAGGTGCTATTGGCGCAGGCACGCGGCGATGCGCATGTCGGCGCGGTCATCACCAAGACTTAA
- a CDS encoding VOC family protein, which yields MVDRLRLTRAAAPLAALVALGTADAPIVASIDHIPSVVRDLSTAVADFTALGFILKPGRPHANGLRNAHVKFPDGSYLELISPAAGPTDALATDYANSLKRGEGPVFAGFNTTDFAHLATRLPRDDPPEPDDSMKAFPSGSRLHPFFFLGYRVPAVTDRRAHYAHPNTAYSLGAVWIAASRYQRTTLVGLAGTPSEVAGCGFFPASAKKIRLTAGEIILLPRGKRSITGATILVRRLATAAAVLDRNRIAYTQVSACPNSLWIAPGAAHGIALELREAQR from the coding sequence GTGGTCGACCGCCTCCGCCTAACCCGCGCTGCCGCGCCGTTGGCGGCCCTTGTGGCGCTCGGCACGGCCGACGCGCCGATCGTCGCGAGCATCGATCATATTCCGAGCGTCGTTCGCGACCTGTCCACCGCGGTCGCGGATTTCACCGCCTTGGGCTTCATCCTCAAGCCGGGCCGCCCGCATGCCAACGGCCTGCGCAACGCACATGTAAAGTTCCCGGACGGCTCCTATCTCGAATTGATCTCGCCGGCCGCTGGCCCGACCGACGCCCTGGCGACCGATTATGCGAACAGTCTGAAGCGGGGCGAAGGCCCGGTCTTTGCCGGCTTCAACACCACCGATTTTGCGCACCTCGCCACACGACTGCCCCGCGACGACCCGCCGGAGCCTGACGACAGCATGAAAGCCTTTCCAAGTGGCAGCCGCCTCCACCCTTTTTTCTTCCTCGGCTACCGCGTTCCAGCGGTCACCGATCGTCGGGCGCACTACGCACATCCGAACACAGCATACTCGCTCGGCGCCGTATGGATTGCAGCCAGCCGTTACCAGCGTACGACGTTGGTTGGTCTCGCAGGCACGCCGAGCGAGGTTGCGGGCTGCGGCTTTTTTCCCGCCAGCGCGAAGAAAATTCGGCTGACCGCGGGCGAGATCATTCTCCTCCCCAGGGGCAAGCGGTCGATCACGGGTGCGACAATCCTCGTCCGTAGGCTCGCCACCGCCGCCGCAGTGCTCGACCGCAACAGGATTGCCTACACACAGGTCAGCGCCTGCCCGAATAGCTTGTGGATAGCCCCCGGTGCCGCGCACGGCATAGCGCTTGAACTTCGCGAGGCTCAACGCTGA